One genomic window of Lysobacterales bacterium includes the following:
- a CDS encoding adenylosuccinate synthase, with translation MGQSVVVLGAQWGDEGKGKIVDLLTEKIGAVVRFQGGHNAGHTLVIGGRKTVLHLIPSGILREGALCLIGNGVVLSPAALRKEIDELEGNGVEVRSRLKISPATPLIMPYHIALDQARERAAGGKAIGTTGRGIGPAYEDKVARRGIRVADLHYPDQLAEKLRVALDYHNFVLTRYLGAEAVDFQAMLDEALAFGDYVEPMKSDVAGILHDLRRQGQRVLFEGAQGSLLDIDHGTYPYVTSSNTTVGGALAGTGVGADAIDYVLGIAKAYATRVGGGPFPTELDDEVGQGIRDRGQEYGATTGRPRRCGWIDIVALKRAVAINGISGLCITKLDVLDGMKTLKVCIAYEYRGKRTEYAPLDAAGWDECTPVYLEFPGWEENTHGVTEWERLPPAARAYLRALEELAGCQLAVVSTGPDRDHTIVLRDPFA, from the coding sequence ATGGGTCAGTCGGTCGTGGTGTTGGGCGCGCAGTGGGGCGACGAAGGCAAGGGCAAGATCGTCGACCTGCTCACCGAGAAGATCGGCGCCGTGGTCCGATTCCAGGGCGGCCACAACGCCGGGCACACCCTGGTCATCGGCGGCCGCAAGACGGTCCTGCACCTGATACCGTCGGGCATTCTGCGGGAAGGCGCGCTGTGCCTGATCGGCAACGGGGTGGTGCTGTCGCCGGCGGCGCTGCGCAAGGAGATCGACGAGCTCGAGGGCAACGGCGTCGAGGTTCGCTCGCGCCTGAAGATCAGCCCCGCCACGCCGCTGATCATGCCCTACCACATCGCCCTGGACCAGGCGCGAGAGCGCGCCGCGGGCGGCAAGGCGATCGGCACCACCGGGCGCGGCATCGGCCCCGCCTACGAGGACAAGGTGGCGCGGCGCGGCATTCGCGTCGCCGACCTGCACTATCCAGACCAGCTCGCCGAAAAGCTGCGGGTCGCGCTCGATTACCACAACTTCGTGCTGACCCGTTACCTGGGTGCCGAGGCGGTCGACTTCCAAGCCATGCTCGATGAGGCGCTGGCGTTCGGCGACTACGTCGAGCCAATGAAGTCCGACGTCGCGGGCATCCTGCACGACCTGCGCCGGCAGGGCCAGCGCGTGCTGTTCGAGGGCGCCCAGGGCTCGCTGCTGGACATCGACCACGGCACCTATCCGTACGTGACCAGCTCGAACACCACGGTGGGTGGTGCCTTGGCCGGTACCGGCGTCGGCGCCGATGCCATCGATTATGTGCTGGGCATCGCCAAGGCCTACGCCACGCGGGTCGGCGGCGGTCCCTTTCCGACCGAGCTGGACGACGAGGTCGGCCAGGGCATCCGCGACCGCGGCCAGGAGTATGGCGCCACCACCGGCAGACCGCGCCGCTGCGGCTGGATCGACATCGTCGCACTCAAGCGTGCGGTCGCCATCAACGGCATCAGCGGCCTGTGCATCACCAAGCTCGACGTGCTCGACGGCATGAAGACCCTGAAGGTGTGCATCGCCTACGAGTACCGCGGCAAGCGCACCGAATACGCACCCCTGGATGCCGCCGGCTGGGACGAGTGCACGCCGGTGTACCTGGAGTTCCCCGGCTGGGAGGAGAACACCCACGGCGTCACCGAGTGGGAGCGGCTGCCCCCCGCGGCGCGCGCCTACCTGCGCGCGCTGGAGGAACTGGCCGGCTGCCAGCTCGCCGTGGTCAGCACCGGGCCCGACCGCGACCACACCATCGTCCTGCGCGATCCCTTCGCGTGA
- a CDS encoding DUF2065 domain-containing protein produces MSDLWAALCLVLVIEGLVLFVAPAGWQQVARRLQEIEPRQLRVGGAVMVVLGLLSLHLVRG; encoded by the coding sequence ATGTCCGACCTGTGGGCCGCGTTGTGCCTGGTCCTCGTCATCGAGGGCCTGGTGCTGTTCGTGGCGCCGGCCGGCTGGCAGCAGGTGGCCCGGCGCCTGCAGGAGATCGAGCCGCGCCAGCTGCGGGTGGGCGGTGCGGTGATGGTGGTCCTCGGGCTGCTCAGCCTGCATCTCGTACGGGGCTGA
- the hflC gene encoding protease modulator HflC, with protein sequence MKTGIVVLLAAVLLLVANSLFVVREHEFAALFRLGAITRADFQPGLHFKVPFIESVRRFDRRLLTLDAQPERYLTSEKKDVSVDFFVRWRIADVSRFYQATGGNEENALARLNPIVKEAVRNEFNQRTLQEVVADIRTNLTDVLTTKSDESATQLGIKIVDLRIKRIELPEDSEVIDSVFRRMREERRRVANELRAEGGEAAQRVSADADRQRNVIMAQAERDAQRLRGEGDATAAEIYSQAYGADAEFYGFHRSLEAYREAFATGTDVLVLDRNSEFFRYFGEGGRGR encoded by the coding sequence ATGAAGACCGGAATCGTTGTCCTGCTTGCGGCGGTGCTGCTGCTGGTCGCCAACAGCCTGTTCGTGGTCCGGGAGCACGAGTTCGCCGCCCTGTTCCGGCTGGGCGCGATCACTCGCGCGGACTTCCAGCCCGGATTGCACTTCAAGGTTCCCTTCATCGAGTCGGTTCGCCGTTTCGACCGCCGCCTGCTCACGCTCGACGCGCAGCCCGAGCGTTACCTGACCAGCGAGAAGAAGGACGTCAGTGTCGACTTCTTCGTGCGCTGGCGAATCGCCGACGTCTCGCGCTTCTACCAGGCCACCGGCGGCAACGAGGAAAACGCCCTGGCGCGCCTCAACCCGATCGTCAAGGAAGCGGTCCGCAACGAGTTCAACCAGCGGACCCTGCAGGAGGTCGTGGCCGACATTCGCACCAACCTCACCGACGTGCTGACCACCAAGTCCGACGAGTCGGCGACCCAGCTCGGCATCAAGATCGTCGACCTGCGCATCAAGCGGATCGAGCTGCCCGAGGACAGCGAGGTGATCGACTCGGTGTTCCGGCGCATGCGCGAGGAGCGCCGGCGGGTCGCAAACGAGCTGCGCGCCGAAGGCGGCGAGGCGGCGCAACGGGTCAGTGCCGATGCCGACCGGCAGCGCAACGTGATCATGGCCCAGGCCGAGCGCGACGCGCAGCGCCTGCGCGGCGAAGGCGATGCCACCGCGGCGGAGATCTACTCCCAGGCCTACGGGGCCGATGCCGAGTTCTACGGCTTCCACCGCAGCCTGGAGGCCTACCGCGAGGCGTTCGCCACCGGCACCGACGTGCTGGTGCTGGATCGCAACTCCGAGTTCTTCCGCTACTTCGGCGAAGGCGGCCGCGGTCGCTGA
- the hflK gene encoding FtsH protease activity modulator HflK — MAWNEPGGGKQRDPWSGGGGGAGGGGPDFERWLKNLNERIGRIFGGGRRGAGNGGGSAGAGAGGIILLLVGALLLWSAFDAFTVIEERERGVVLRFGQAQRLMNPGLNFKWPRPIEEVRRVDFTSVRSVTEQARMLTRDENLVVLKFNVQYRVADPNLFLFGTRNPDDGLRLATEAAVRQVIGANTLDEILIGQRAVLVAEVRQVLQTMLADYGTGLELTDVNFQEVEPPQEVKAAFDDAIAAREDRERLVREAEAYASRVVPEARGEAARITLESEGYKEVTIARATGAAARFSLLVAEYRKAPEVTRKRLLLETMQDVLARSPKVMIDVREGGQSLMYLPLDRILRERGIDAGGEGLGSASPVQGAARTESARTPVAPDPRRDGRVAGRESRR; from the coding sequence ATGGCCTGGAATGAACCCGGTGGCGGCAAGCAGCGGGACCCGTGGTCCGGCGGTGGTGGTGGCGCAGGCGGGGGCGGCCCCGACTTCGAGCGCTGGCTGAAGAACCTCAACGAGCGGATCGGCCGCATCTTCGGGGGCGGCCGGCGCGGCGCCGGGAACGGCGGCGGAAGCGCCGGCGCGGGTGCCGGCGGCATCATCCTGCTGCTGGTCGGCGCCCTGTTGCTGTGGTCGGCCTTCGATGCGTTCACGGTGATCGAGGAGCGCGAGCGCGGCGTGGTGCTGCGTTTCGGCCAGGCCCAGCGGCTGATGAATCCCGGCCTCAACTTCAAGTGGCCGAGGCCCATCGAGGAAGTGCGCCGGGTGGATTTCACCTCGGTCCGCTCGGTCACCGAGCAAGCGCGCATGCTGACCCGTGACGAGAACCTGGTGGTGCTCAAGTTCAACGTCCAGTACCGGGTCGCCGATCCCAACCTTTTCCTGTTCGGAACCCGCAATCCAGACGATGGCCTGCGCCTGGCCACCGAGGCCGCCGTCCGCCAGGTGATCGGCGCCAACACCCTGGACGAGATCCTGATCGGCCAGCGCGCCGTGCTGGTCGCCGAGGTCCGCCAGGTCCTGCAGACCATGCTGGCCGACTACGGCACCGGTCTGGAGCTGACCGACGTCAACTTCCAGGAGGTCGAGCCGCCGCAGGAGGTCAAGGCCGCCTTCGACGATGCGATCGCGGCGCGCGAGGACCGCGAACGCCTGGTCCGCGAGGCCGAGGCCTACGCCAGCCGGGTGGTGCCCGAAGCACGCGGCGAGGCCGCGCGCATCACGCTCGAGTCCGAGGGCTACAAGGAGGTCACGATCGCCCGCGCAACCGGCGCCGCGGCCCGCTTCAGCCTGCTGGTGGCCGAGTACCGCAAGGCCCCGGAAGTGACCCGCAAGCGCCTCCTTCTGGAGACCATGCAGGACGTCCTGGCACGCAGTCCGAAGGTGATGATCGACGTCCGCGAGGGCGGCCAGTCCCTGATGTACCTGCCGCTCGACCGCATCCTCAGGGAGCGCGGCATCGACGCGGGTGGCGAGGGCCTGGGCTCCGCCTCGCCGGTCCAGGGCGCTGCCCGCACCGAATCGGCCCGGACGCCCGTCGCGCCCGACCCCCGTCGTGATGGCCGCGTCGCCGGCCGGGAGAGCCGTCGATGA
- the hflX gene encoding GTPase HflX has product MNGPVRPSPAPDSTRPDPASDPFSRARRGERALLLIPLRQTDDADAETAEFSELARSAGAEVVATVTARVQRPHPATYVGEGKVEEVAALREAEGCDLVLVDHPLSPVQERNLERLCKCRVLDRTGLILDIFAQRARSFEGKLQVELAQLRHMATRLVRGWTHLERQRGGSIGLRGPGETQLETDRRLLAERVKILRRRLEQVQVQRGQSRRARSRGELPTVALVGYTNAGKSTLFNRLTGAGVYAADQLFATLDPTLRRIEGLSCGPLLLADTVGFIRELPHEVVAAFRSTLAEARDADLLLHVVDAADPEHPERIRQVDAVLEEIGAGDLPRILVMNKVDSTGQPARADAIDGGDQPRVWLSAATGQGIDLLFDALAGHFAALRSRYEVFLPHQAASLRAALFRRHAVESERATEAGWLLTTRLGAAELGRLQGERSVEGLRVRALPD; this is encoded by the coding sequence TTGAACGGTCCCGTCCGACCCTCGCCAGCCCCGGACTCCACCCGGCCCGATCCCGCGTCCGACCCGTTCAGTCGCGCCCGGCGTGGCGAGCGTGCGCTGCTGCTGATCCCGCTGCGCCAGACCGACGACGCCGACGCGGAGACCGCGGAGTTCTCGGAACTGGCGCGCTCGGCCGGCGCCGAGGTGGTCGCCACCGTAACCGCCCGCGTGCAACGGCCGCATCCGGCGACCTATGTCGGTGAGGGCAAGGTCGAGGAGGTGGCCGCGCTGCGCGAGGCAGAGGGATGCGACCTGGTGCTGGTCGACCACCCGCTGTCGCCGGTCCAGGAGCGCAACCTCGAGCGCCTGTGCAAGTGCCGGGTGCTCGACCGGACCGGACTGATCCTCGACATCTTCGCCCAGCGCGCACGCAGCTTCGAGGGCAAGCTGCAGGTCGAGCTCGCGCAGTTGCGCCACATGGCCACCCGCCTGGTGCGCGGCTGGACCCATCTCGAGCGGCAGCGGGGCGGCAGCATCGGCCTGCGCGGCCCGGGCGAGACCCAGCTCGAGACCGATCGCCGCCTGCTCGCTGAGCGCGTGAAAATCCTGCGCCGGCGCCTCGAGCAGGTGCAGGTGCAGCGCGGCCAGTCGCGCCGGGCGCGCAGCCGCGGCGAACTGCCGACGGTGGCCCTGGTGGGCTACACCAATGCCGGCAAGTCGACCCTGTTCAACCGCCTGACCGGCGCCGGCGTCTACGCCGCCGATCAGTTGTTCGCCACCCTGGATCCCACCCTGCGGCGGATCGAGGGACTGTCCTGCGGACCCCTGCTGCTGGCCGATACGGTCGGTTTCATCCGCGAATTGCCTCATGAAGTGGTTGCCGCGTTCCGTTCGACCCTTGCTGAGGCGCGCGACGCCGACCTGCTCCTGCACGTGGTCGATGCCGCGGATCCCGAGCATCCCGAGCGCATCCGCCAGGTCGATGCGGTACTGGAGGAGATCGGTGCCGGCGACTTGCCGCGCATCCTGGTGATGAACAAGGTCGACAGCACCGGCCAGCCGGCCCGCGCCGATGCCATCGACGGCGGCGACCAGCCCAGGGTCTGGCTGTCCGCCGCCACCGGCCAGGGCATCGACCTGCTGTTCGATGCGCTGGCGGGGCACTTCGCCGCCCTGCGCAGTCGCTACGAGGTGTTCCTGCCCCACCAGGCGGCGTCGCTCCGCGCCGCCCTGTTCCGTCGTCACGCCGTGGAATCGGAACGGGCCACAGAGGCTGGCTGGCTGTTGACCACGCGGCTCGGCGCCGCGGAGCTGGGCCGGCTGCAGGGCGAGCGGTCGGTGGAGGGCCTGCGCGTGCGGGCCCTTCCGGACTGA
- the miaA gene encoding tRNA (adenosine(37)-N6)-dimethylallyltransferase MiaA codes for MAAAGRWAQSPNVAAAVDRRPPAVLLMGPTASGKTDLAIALARRFPLGLVSADSALVYRGLDIGAAKPDRATLARWPHALVDIRDPDQPFSAGEFRHAALSEMARISAAGDIPLLVGGTGLYFRALTRGLADLPAADPALRERLAEEGERLGWPALHARLARVDPSAAHRIRPSDPQRIQRALEVWHLTGQPISTLQQARPAAVPYRLLRVALLPADRAALHRRIATRCDLMLEAGLLDEVRRLRADPTLHPDLPALRAVGYRQAWRHLDGVTDLESFRRETIEATRQLAKRQFTWFRGERAAFLEEPFAPDLEGRCARRLSLFLGPARGKD; via the coding sequence ATGGCCGCGGCGGGCAGGTGGGCACAGTCGCCGAACGTGGCCGCTGCCGTGGACCGCCGGCCGCCGGCCGTGCTGCTGATGGGTCCGACCGCGTCCGGCAAGACCGACCTCGCGATCGCGCTGGCCCGACGCTTCCCGCTCGGCCTGGTCAGCGCCGATTCCGCCCTGGTCTACCGGGGCCTGGACATCGGTGCGGCGAAGCCCGACCGCGCGACGTTGGCCCGTTGGCCGCATGCGCTGGTCGACATCCGCGATCCCGACCAGCCGTTTTCCGCCGGCGAGTTCCGCCACGCCGCGTTGTCCGAGATGGCGCGGATCAGCGCGGCGGGCGACATTCCCCTGCTGGTGGGCGGGACGGGGCTGTATTTCCGCGCCCTGACACGGGGCCTGGCGGACCTGCCGGCCGCCGATCCCGCGTTGCGCGAGCGTCTCGCCGAAGAGGGTGAGCGCCTAGGCTGGCCGGCTCTGCACGCCCGGCTGGCCAGGGTCGATCCGTCGGCCGCGCACCGGATCAGGCCCTCCGACCCGCAGCGCATCCAGCGCGCACTGGAAGTCTGGCACCTGACCGGGCAGCCGATCAGCACCTTGCAGCAGGCCCGGCCCGCCGCCGTGCCGTACCGGCTGCTCAGAGTGGCGCTGCTGCCGGCCGACCGTGCCGCGCTGCACAGGCGCATCGCCACGCGCTGCGACCTGATGCTGGAAGCAGGCCTGCTGGACGAAGTACGGCGGTTGCGCGCCGACCCCACCCTGCACCCGGATCTTCCCGCGTTGCGGGCGGTGGGCTACCGGCAGGCCTGGCGCCACCTGGACGGTGTCACCGACCTCGAGAGCTTCCGCCGCGAGACGATCGAGGCCACCCGACAACTGGCCAAGCGCCAGTTCACCTGGTTCCGGGGCGAGCGCGCAGCCTTCCTCGAAGAGCCATTTGCGCCGGACCTGGAAGGACGCTGCGCGCGGCGCCTTTCGCTGTTCCTGGGGCCGGCCCGGGGCAAGGACTAG
- a CDS encoding S46 family peptidase: protein MTRSNALLSALVLAGLCCLAHADEGMWQPAQLPDISAQLQARGLQMAPEDLARLTEHPLGAVVGFGFCTASFVSPEGLVVTNHHCAYGAIQYNSTAQRNLLTEGFLAATPADELPAEPNMRIFVTESIEDVTARVNAGLRRGMDGAARFDAVDRASKAIVAECEATPGYRCDVYVFHQGLSFQLVRQLEIRDVRLVHAPKEAIGKFGGDIDNWMWPRHTGDYTFFRAYVGPDGRPAAFAAENVPYRPRHHLKLQPGGVRAGEFVMVTGYPGTTNRYRLGEEVGDAIDWRYPTMTSLFQRYVEIVEAHPDEATRLKYAGSIASWNNALKNYGGQVEGLARAGALDLKASTESALSDWLDAQGRAGREQSRAIASLRGHLAVARASRDRNLLVGQLANLGLFRGARDIYRLALEREKPDLEREFGYQARDEVRIEGNLRQIERRVDPAIEQQLVTELLVRHGALPREQRLPELDAWLDGAASRQAIAARVATLYQDTTLTDTEERLKWFAADRAAIEASDDPYLRLAVAFMPGWLRMEAERKEFDGRGFELRPQYMQAMIDFNRAQGRAIYPDANNSLRVSYGQVIGYSPRDGVRYEPFTRLEGLAAKHTGEDPFDATQGQLELIAGRRHGPYRDAGLDSVPVNFLADLDITGGNSGSPTLNGSGELVGLAFDGNIESVSADWVFEEPITRSIHVDVRYMLWVMDYLDGAGHLIREMGLTPAAD, encoded by the coding sequence ATGACCCGATCCAATGCGCTGCTGTCCGCCCTCGTGCTTGCAGGCCTGTGTTGCCTGGCCCACGCCGACGAAGGCATGTGGCAGCCCGCCCAGCTCCCCGACATCTCCGCGCAGCTGCAGGCCCGCGGTCTGCAGATGGCGCCGGAGGACCTGGCACGCCTGACCGAACACCCGCTCGGTGCCGTGGTCGGCTTCGGATTCTGCACGGCCTCCTTCGTCTCGCCGGAGGGCCTGGTGGTGACCAACCACCACTGCGCCTACGGCGCCATCCAGTACAACTCCACGGCGCAGCGCAACCTGCTCACCGAAGGCTTCCTGGCGGCGACCCCGGCCGATGAGCTGCCCGCCGAGCCCAACATGCGCATCTTCGTCACCGAGTCGATCGAGGATGTCACCGCGCGCGTCAACGCCGGGTTGCGCCGCGGCATGGACGGAGCGGCGCGCTTCGATGCGGTCGACCGCGCCAGCAAGGCCATCGTCGCGGAGTGCGAAGCCACGCCAGGCTATCGCTGCGACGTCTACGTCTTCCACCAGGGGCTGTCGTTCCAGCTCGTGCGTCAGCTCGAGATCCGGGACGTTCGGCTGGTCCATGCACCGAAAGAGGCGATCGGCAAGTTCGGCGGCGACATCGACAACTGGATGTGGCCTCGCCATACCGGCGACTACACCTTCTTCCGGGCCTACGTCGGGCCGGATGGCCGGCCGGCCGCGTTCGCGGCCGAGAACGTGCCGTATCGCCCGCGTCACCACCTGAAGCTGCAGCCCGGCGGCGTCCGCGCCGGCGAATTCGTGATGGTGACGGGCTATCCCGGTACCACCAACCGGTATCGGCTCGGCGAAGAGGTCGGCGACGCGATCGACTGGCGCTATCCGACCATGACTTCGCTTTTCCAGCGCTACGTGGAGATCGTCGAGGCCCATCCCGATGAGGCGACGCGGCTCAAGTACGCGGGCTCGATCGCTTCGTGGAACAACGCGCTCAAGAATTACGGCGGCCAGGTGGAGGGTCTGGCGCGAGCCGGCGCGCTCGACCTCAAGGCGAGCACCGAGTCCGCATTGTCGGACTGGCTCGACGCACAGGGCCGGGCCGGGCGGGAGCAGTCCCGTGCGATCGCGTCCCTGCGCGGCCACCTGGCGGTGGCGCGGGCCAGCCGGGACCGCAACCTGCTGGTCGGACAGCTCGCCAACCTCGGCCTGTTCCGGGGTGCCCGCGACATCTACCGGCTGGCCCTGGAGCGCGAGAAGCCGGACCTGGAGCGGGAATTCGGCTACCAGGCGCGCGACGAGGTGCGCATCGAGGGCAACCTGCGGCAGATCGAGCGCCGGGTCGATCCGGCCATCGAGCAGCAGCTGGTCACCGAGCTGCTCGTCCGGCATGGCGCTTTGCCGCGCGAGCAGCGCCTGCCCGAACTCGACGCCTGGCTGGACGGTGCCGCAAGCCGCCAGGCCATCGCCGCCCGGGTCGCGACCCTCTACCAGGACACGACGCTGACCGACACCGAGGAGCGCCTGAAGTGGTTCGCCGCCGATCGCGCCGCGATCGAGGCGTCCGACGATCCGTACCTGCGCCTGGCCGTCGCCTTCATGCCGGGCTGGCTGCGCATGGAAGCCGAGCGCAAGGAGTTCGACGGGCGGGGCTTCGAGCTCCGGCCGCAATACATGCAGGCGATGATCGATTTCAATCGCGCCCAGGGCCGGGCGATCTACCCCGACGCCAACAATTCCCTGCGCGTGAGCTATGGCCAGGTGATCGGCTACTCCCCCCGCGACGGCGTCCGCTACGAGCCCTTCACCCGACTGGAGGGGCTGGCCGCCAAGCACACCGGGGAGGATCCGTTCGACGCCACCCAGGGCCAGCTCGAGCTGATCGCCGGGCGCCGCCACGGTCCCTACCGGGACGCCGGACTCGACTCGGTGCCGGTCAACTTCCTCGCGGACCTGGACATCACCGGCGGCAACTCCGGGTCGCCGACCCTCAACGGCAGTGGCGAACTGGTCGGACTCGCGTTCGACGGCAATATCGAGTCGGTGAGCGCGGACTGGGTCTTCGAGGAGCCGATCACACGTTCCATCCATGTCGACGTTCGCTACATGCTGTGGGTCATGGACTACCTGGACGGTGCCGGCCACCTGATCCGCGAGATGGGCCTGACGCCGGCCGCCGACTGA